The proteins below come from a single Mytilus edulis chromosome 5, xbMytEdul2.2, whole genome shotgun sequence genomic window:
- the LOC139524067 gene encoding ganglioside-induced differentiation-associated protein 1-like isoform X1 produces the protein MDLTIPKRLDNENVCPSLKVQLTEWVSNWQIDYRQALLALFEKGCQFNRKFINIHTGEQKTPEYMKMNPLGQVPLLKDGEEVIVESEKIIDYIDEEIKSGPILVPDLNTPVGKEVQRLRQFIGGIRIEITTFGLFFNPDLSTSGVKVPKSYLKHLKGSSEKNVNSLEEAALKYPDLRDSYIAKAEKSRQFFADAANKELVVQCLEEIEQKCDHLEECLRKSKNTVQGDEFWLTGPDFNAADILLVVFMDRMVKLGLEGRYFCETKRPLLYDYFQRIGHRQSVQLLRTEVKKLVSMFIWNRIKATVPYVAALGLTIGLGVWFMKNKSAVINLVVKK, from the exons ATGGATCTTACTATTCCCAAAAG GCTCGACAATGAAAATGTATGTCCCTCCTTAAAGGTACAACTTACAGAATGGGTATCTAATTGGCAAATAGATTATCGCcag GCATTGTTGGCTTTATTTGAGAAAGGATGTCAATTCAACCGAAAATTTATAAATATCCATACCGGAGAACAAAAAACTCCGGAATATATGAAAATGAACCCATTAGGACAAGTTCCATTGTTAAAAGATGGAGAGGAAGTTATAGTGGAGTCGGAGAAAATCATCGACTACATAGACGAAGAAATTAAATCGG GGCCAATATTGGTACCTGATCTCAACACACCAGTGGGAAAAGAAGTACAAAGGTTGCGTCAGTTTATTGGTGGAATTAGAATAGAGATTACCACATTTGGGTTGTTTTTTAATCCTGACTTGTCAACTTCCGGTGTTAAAGTGCCCAAAAGTTACTTGAAACATTTGAAAG GTTCCTCCGAGAAAAATGTGAACAGTTTGGAAGAGGCAGCTCTGAAATATCCAGATTTAAGAGATTCTTATATCGCAAAAGCAGAAAAGTCGAGACAATTCTTTGCAGACGCTGCTAACAAAGAATTGGTAGTGCAATGTTTAGAAGAAATCGAACAGAAGTGCGATCATTTAGAGGAATGTTTGAGGAAAAGTAAAA ATACTGTACAGGGAGACGAGTTTTGGTTGACAGGTCCAGATTTTAACGCAGCCGACATTTTACTTGTTGTGTTCATGGACAGAATGGTGAAGTTGGGACTTGAAGGCAGATATTTCTGTGAAACAAAGAGGCCATTATTATACGATTACTTTCAGAGAATTGGTCATAGACAGTCCGTCCAGTTATTAAGGACTGAAGTTAAGAAATTGGTCTCAATGTTCATATGGAATAGAATTAAAGCAACAGTGCCATATGTGGCTGCTCTGGGTTTAACAATTGGATTAGGAGTCTGGTTCATGAAAAATAAGTCAGCAGTTATAAATTtagttgtaaaaaaataa
- the LOC139524067 gene encoding ganglioside-induced differentiation-associated protein 1-like isoform X2: MCINNFKMSDNRFTLYYFHGSYYSQKALLALFEKGCQFNRKFINIHTGEQKTPEYMKMNPLGQVPLLKDGEEVIVESEKIIDYIDEEIKSGPILVPDLNTPVGKEVQRLRQFIGGIRIEITTFGLFFNPDLSTSGVKVPKSYLKHLKGSSEKNVNSLEEAALKYPDLRDSYIAKAEKSRQFFADAANKELVVQCLEEIEQKCDHLEECLRKSKNTVQGDEFWLTGPDFNAADILLVVFMDRMVKLGLEGRYFCETKRPLLYDYFQRIGHRQSVQLLRTEVKKLVSMFIWNRIKATVPYVAALGLTIGLGVWFMKNKSAVINLVVKK, translated from the exons ATGTGTATAAATAATTTCAAGATGTCTGATAACCGATTTACGTTATACTACTTCCATGGATCTTACTATTCCCAAAAG GCATTGTTGGCTTTATTTGAGAAAGGATGTCAATTCAACCGAAAATTTATAAATATCCATACCGGAGAACAAAAAACTCCGGAATATATGAAAATGAACCCATTAGGACAAGTTCCATTGTTAAAAGATGGAGAGGAAGTTATAGTGGAGTCGGAGAAAATCATCGACTACATAGACGAAGAAATTAAATCGG GGCCAATATTGGTACCTGATCTCAACACACCAGTGGGAAAAGAAGTACAAAGGTTGCGTCAGTTTATTGGTGGAATTAGAATAGAGATTACCACATTTGGGTTGTTTTTTAATCCTGACTTGTCAACTTCCGGTGTTAAAGTGCCCAAAAGTTACTTGAAACATTTGAAAG GTTCCTCCGAGAAAAATGTGAACAGTTTGGAAGAGGCAGCTCTGAAATATCCAGATTTAAGAGATTCTTATATCGCAAAAGCAGAAAAGTCGAGACAATTCTTTGCAGACGCTGCTAACAAAGAATTGGTAGTGCAATGTTTAGAAGAAATCGAACAGAAGTGCGATCATTTAGAGGAATGTTTGAGGAAAAGTAAAA ATACTGTACAGGGAGACGAGTTTTGGTTGACAGGTCCAGATTTTAACGCAGCCGACATTTTACTTGTTGTGTTCATGGACAGAATGGTGAAGTTGGGACTTGAAGGCAGATATTTCTGTGAAACAAAGAGGCCATTATTATACGATTACTTTCAGAGAATTGGTCATAGACAGTCCGTCCAGTTATTAAGGACTGAAGTTAAGAAATTGGTCTCAATGTTCATATGGAATAGAATTAAAGCAACAGTGCCATATGTGGCTGCTCTGGGTTTAACAATTGGATTAGGAGTCTGGTTCATGAAAAATAAGTCAGCAGTTATAAATTtagttgtaaaaaaataa
- the LOC139524066 gene encoding uncharacterized protein — MATTHQFALSIIITVICVEPVFSCSYSWNETYKLVANCENQGLTSVPRNLSRDIQELIFSQNLIDILKNNSFINYTNMDIYIYEIHEDAFAGLNSLKVLKTVTVSCLQTICMFDAERQYEVLPHIDDFDCRMAAESIIEKLISKYQFSSPQEYQNANGFKVKLPDIQYVNYKSDMQITKEQPSELTNEQHNNNNISCQDNQFNVLSNNYVKTKDLSEKTNKCFVKIKEGMIVKLKVTTDESEVAFGWYKTNPWTQKKCGFFRKSTENIELT, encoded by the exons ATGGCAACAACACACCAGTTTGCTCTGTCAATCATCATTACAGTAATATGTGTGGAACCAGTATTTTCCTGTTCATACAGTTGGAATGAAACATATAAGTTGGTCGCCAATTGTGAAAATCAAGGATTAACATCTGTGCCAAGGAATCTAAGTCGAGATATACAGGAGTTAATATTTTCACAGAACTTGATAGACATACTCAAAAACAATTCATTCATCAATTATACCaacatggatatatatatatatgaaattcatGAGGATGCTTTTGCAGGACTTAATTCGCTTAAAGTTTTGAAG ACAGTCACGGTTAGTTGCCTACAGACAATTTGTATGTTTGATGCTGAAAG ACAGTATGAAGTACTTCCACATATTGACGACTTTGACTGCAGAATGGCTGCAGAATCAATTATAGAGAAACTTATCTCCAAATACCAATTCAGTTCACCACAG gaaTATCAAAATGCAAACGGATTTAAAGTCAAGCTTCCAGATATACAATATGTTAATTACAAATCAGACATGCAGATAACGAAAGAACAACCATCTGAGCTGACAAATGAACAACACAATAACAATA ACATCAGTTGCCAAGACAACCAGTTTAATGTTTTAAGCAACAATTATGTGAAGACAAAGGATTTGTCGGAGAAAACAAACAAGTGCTTTGTTAAAATTAAAGAAG gaaTGAtcgttaaattgaaggtcactaCAGACGAGTCAGAAGTTGCCTTTGGATGGTATAAGACAAACCCGTGGACTCAAAAGAAATGTGGATTTTTTCGCAAATCTACGGAAAACATAGAGTTAACATAA